A stretch of Mastomys coucha isolate ucsf_1 unplaced genomic scaffold, UCSF_Mcou_1 pScaffold3, whole genome shotgun sequence DNA encodes these proteins:
- the Clpp gene encoding ATP-dependent Clp protease proteolytic subunit, mitochondrial encodes MWPRVLLGEARVAVDGFRALLSRLAGRLSPPWTAGSGSPQQRSLHGTATRAFPLIPIVVEQTGRGERAYDIYSRLLRERIVCVMGPIDDSVASLVIAQLLFLQSESNKKPIHMYINSPGGVVTAGLAIYDTMQYILNPICTWCVGQAASMGSLLLAAGSPGMRHSLPNSRIMIHQPSGGARGQATDIAIQAEEIMKLKKQLYNIYAKHTKQSLQVIESAMERDRYMSPMEAQEFGILDKVLVHPPQDGEDEPELVQKETATAPTDPPAPAGT; translated from the exons ATGTGGCCCAGAGTGCTGCTGGGGGAGGCCCGAGTGGCTGTGGACGGATTCCGCGCTCTCTTGTCTCGCCTCGCCGGGCGTTTGTCCCCGCCATGGACTGCTGGGAGCGGCTCACCCCAGCAGAGGAGCCTGCATGGAACTGCGACGCGAGCTTTCCCGCTCATCCCCATTGTGGTGGAGCAGACG GGTCGAGGTGAGCGCGCTTATGACATATACTCGAGGCTGTTGCGGGAACGCATCGTGTGCGTCATGGGCCCG ATTGATGACAGTGTGGCCAGTCTGGTCATCGCCCAGCTGTTGTTCTTACAGTCGGAAAGCAACAAAAAACCTATTCATATGTACATCAACAGCCCAG GTGGTGTGGTAACTGCAGGCCTGGCCATCTATGACACAATGCAATACATTCTGAACCCCATCTGCACGTGGTGTGTTGGACAGGCTGCCAGCATGGGCTCCCTGCTCCTCGCTGCTGGCAGCCCAGGCATGCGCCATTCACTGCCCAATTCCAGAATCATGATCCACCAGCCCTCTGGAGGAGCCAGG GGCCAAGCCACAGACATCGCCATCCAGGCAGAGGAAATCATGAAGCTGAAAAAGCAGCTATACAACATCTATGCCAAACACACCAAGCAGAGCCTGCAGGTGATCG AGTCAGCCATGGAGAGGGACCGCTACATGAGCCCCATGGAGGCCCAAGAGTTTGGCATCTTGGACAAGGTCTTGGTCCACCCACCTCAGGACGGGGAGGATGAACCAGAACTGGTACAGAAGGAGACTGCCACAGCACCGACGGATCCTCCTGCCCCCGCAGGCACCTAA
- the Alkbh7 gene encoding alpha-ketoglutarate-dependent dioxygenase alkB homolog 7, mitochondrial, translating to MAGSRRLVMRLLSGCGWVRGSDSALLSRLRDEAVVHPRFLTQEEEDTLTRELEPQLRRRRYEYDHWDAAIHGFRETEKSCWSDASQAILQRVQVAAFGPDQTLLSPVHVLDLEHWGYIKPHVDSVKFCGSTIAGLSLLSPSVMKLVHMQEPEQWLELLLEPGSLYILRGSARYDFSHEILRDEESFFGAHRVPRGRRISVICRSLPEGMGPGRPEEPPTAC from the exons ATGGCGGGCAGCAGGAGGCTAGTGATGCGGTTGCTTTCTGGGTGCGGCTGGGTGCGCGGCTCTGACTCTGCCTTGCTGAGCCGCCTGCGTGATGAGGCCGTGGTGCATCCGCGCTTCCTGacccaggaggaggaggacacgTTAACACGCGAATTGGAGCCCCAGCTGCGGCGCCGGCGCTACGAATACGACCACTGGGACGCG GCCATCCACGGcttcagggagacagagaaatcctgctgGTCTGATGCAAGCCAGGCCATCCTGCAGCGGGTCCAGGTGGCTGCCTTTGGTCCTGACCAGACCCTGCTATCCCCGGTCCATGTGTTGGACCTGGAACATTGGGGCTACATCAAGCCTCACGTTGACAGTGTGAAG TTCTGTGGATCTACCATTGCTGGCCTTTCCCTGCTGTCTCCAAGTGTTATGAAGCTGGTGCATATGCAGGAACCTGAGCAGTGGCTGGAACTGTTGTTAGAGCCAGGTTCTCTCTATATCTTAAG GGGTTCAGCCCGATATGACTTCTCCCATGAGATCCTTAGAGATGAAGAATCATTTTTTGGGGCACACCGGGTCCCCCGGGGCAGACGCATCTCAGTGATTTGCCGCTCCCTCCCTGAAGGGATGGGgccaggaaggccagaagagcCACCTACAGCCTGCTGA
- the Pspn gene encoding persephin, producing MAAGRLWIMCLLLLSLHLSLGWVLDLQEAPVADELSSGKMAETGGTWKPHQGNNHVRLPRALAGSCQLWSLTLPVAELGLGYASEEKVIFRYCAGSCPQEARTQHSLVLARLRRQGRAHGRSCCQPTSYADVTFLDDHHHWQQLPQLSAAACGCGG from the exons ATGGCTGCAGGAAGACTTTGGATAATGTGTCTGCTGCTCCTGTCCTTGCACCTGAGCCTTGGCTGGGTCCTTGATCTTCAAGAGGCTCCTGTGGCAGATGAGCTCTCATCTGGGAAGATGGCAGAGACTGGAGGGACCTGGAAGCCCCATCAGG GTAACAACCATGTTCGCCTTCCAAGAGCCTTAGCTGGTTCATGCCAGCTGTGGAGCCTGACCCTACCAGTGGCTGAGCTGGGCCTGGGCTATGCTTCAGAGGAAAAGGTCATCTTCCGATACTGTGCTGGGAGCTGTCCCCAAGAGGCCCGAACCCAGCACAGCCTGGTACTGGCCCGGCTTCGAAGGCAGGGTCGAGCCCACGGCCGGTCCTGCTGCCAGCCCACCAGCTATGCTGATGTGACCTTCCTTGATGACCATCACCACTGGCAGCAACTGCCTCAGCTCTCAGCTGCAGCTTGCGGCTGTGGTGGCTGA